A single genomic interval of Schistocerca americana isolate TAMUIC-IGC-003095 chromosome 2, iqSchAmer2.1, whole genome shotgun sequence harbors:
- the LOC124594094 gene encoding sialin-like encodes MKQIFECVPARYILAIMGFCAISLQFTMKANLSVAIVAMVKTDENANEEKLLVMESNFTAPEGTCPGGGDTEDSQSQEGEFAWDETMQGYVLSSYYYGYVAMQLPGGYLAERYGGRHVCGPGVFLSGVLTLLSPLAARADVYLFMAVRVLAGAASGLVDLY; translated from the exons aaatTTTCGAATGTGTCCCTGCAAGATATATTCTTGCCATAATGGGATTCTGCGCCATTTCTCTCCAGTTCACCATGAAAGCCAATCTTTCTGTAGCCATTGTTGCAATGGTGAAAACGGACGAAAATGCTAATGAAGAGAAGCTTTTGGTAATGGAAAGTAACTTCACTGCCCCGGAAGGAACATGTCCAGGAGGTGGGGATACGGAAGACTCACAAAGTCAA GAGGGCGAGTTCGCGTGGGACGAGACGATGCAGGGCTACGTGCTGTCGTCCTACTACTACGGCTACGTGGCGATGCAGCTGCCGGGCGGCTACCTGGCGGAGCGGTACGGCGGCCGCCACGTGTGCGGGCCCGGCGTCTTCCTCAGCGGCGTGCTCACGCTGCTCAGCCCGCTGGCCGCGCGCGCCGACGTCTACCTCTTCATGGCCGTCAGGGTGCTCGCCGGCGCCGCCTCG GGCCTGGTCGATCTTTACTGA